A genome region from Sphingorhabdus sp. SMR4y includes the following:
- a CDS encoding threonine aldolase family protein, translated as MRFFSDNAASVHPQVLEALGAANGQDTAYDGDALSGRLNAAFSDLFETDVEAMWVATGTAANSLALAAMCQPHQGVICHREAHIEQDEAGAPGFYTGGAKLMLLDGEGAKLSPESVETCCAAIRDDVHQVQPAAVSITNASEYGMVYHPHEVAGLAEVCKARGLGLHMDGARFANAVATLGCSPAELSWQAGVDALSFGFVKNGGMSAEALVFFNRELAADTHYRRKRAGHLQSKGRFLAAQILAMLEDDLWLDNARAANDGAQIIAKAAGDRLLYPVEANEIFIRLSADEAARLRGAGLDFYDWGEGQARLVTSWNQGANDIRPLAEAIASL; from the coding sequence AGCGGGCGGTTGAATGCGGCGTTTTCCGATCTGTTTGAGACCGACGTCGAGGCGATGTGGGTAGCGACCGGAACCGCGGCCAATTCGCTGGCGCTCGCCGCGATGTGCCAGCCGCACCAGGGCGTGATCTGCCACCGCGAAGCCCATATCGAGCAGGACGAGGCGGGGGCGCCCGGTTTCTATACCGGCGGCGCGAAGCTGATGCTGCTCGACGGCGAGGGTGCCAAATTGTCGCCGGAAAGCGTCGAGACGTGTTGCGCGGCGATCCGCGACGATGTCCATCAGGTCCAGCCCGCCGCGGTGTCGATCACCAATGCCAGCGAATATGGCATGGTCTACCATCCGCACGAAGTCGCCGGTCTTGCCGAAGTCTGCAAGGCGCGCGGGCTCGGCCTGCATATGGACGGCGCGCGTTTCGCCAATGCGGTGGCGACACTCGGTTGCTCGCCGGCCGAACTGTCCTGGCAAGCTGGTGTCGATGCGCTGAGTTTCGGCTTTGTCAAAAATGGCGGCATGAGCGCTGAGGCGCTCGTCTTCTTCAACCGCGAACTGGCCGCCGACACCCATTATCGCCGCAAGCGTGCGGGCCATTTGCAGTCCAAGGGCCGCTTCCTCGCCGCGCAGATATTGGCGATGCTCGAGGACGACCTGTGGCTTGACAATGCGCGCGCCGCCAATGATGGCGCTCAGATCATTGCCAAGGCCGCTGGTGACCGGCTGCTCTACCCGGTTGAAGCGAACGAGATTTTCATCCGATTGTCGGCAGACGAAGCAGCCCGGCTGCGCGGCGCCGGATTGGATTTCTACGACTGGGGCGAGGGGCAGGCCCGGCTGGTGACCAGCTGGAACCAGGGCGCGAATGATATCCGCCCGCTGGCCGAAGCGATTGCATCCCTATGA
- a CDS encoding M48 family metallopeptidase translates to MTRILMLFIAVALIAGLPAESGFAQTSAPAFDVEEASRAYINTLQGEELEKSNNYFEGGYWLILWGALIGVLVDLIILQSRFSARFRDWAERVTQRQWMQPALYTLPYVIAGFLLTLPWTIYTGFFREQQYGLMSLDFGSWFGEQVIGLVISLVIFPLLIMAIFAVIRRAPKTWWIWGTGVVSIFLFIGMMLGPVFISPLFNEYNEMAEGPMRDKIVAMAAEYDIPADHIYVFDQSKQHKRISANVSGIGPTIRISLNDNLLERTDPDEVAAVMGHELGHYVLGHIWRTIVILALIIGIGLFVVAWLAPRLIERHGSRWGIRNMSDPAVIPLLSLILTAYFFAATPALNSLVRITESDADRFGLDTAREPDGFAKVAMRLSEYRKIEPGPVEEMLFFDHPSGATRVRMAMQWKADNVENPQMLNPGKLEQE, encoded by the coding sequence ATGACCAGAATATTGATGCTATTCATCGCCGTCGCGTTGATCGCCGGTCTGCCAGCGGAAAGCGGCTTCGCACAAACCAGCGCACCGGCCTTTGACGTCGAAGAGGCCAGCCGCGCCTATATCAATACATTACAGGGCGAAGAGCTGGAAAAGTCGAACAATTATTTTGAAGGCGGCTACTGGCTGATCCTTTGGGGGGCTCTGATCGGTGTTCTGGTCGACCTGATCATTCTCCAGTCCCGTTTTTCCGCCCGTTTCCGCGACTGGGCCGAACGGGTCACCCAGCGCCAATGGATGCAACCGGCGCTCTATACGCTTCCCTATGTCATCGCAGGATTTCTGCTCACCCTGCCCTGGACGATTTACACCGGGTTTTTCCGGGAGCAGCAATATGGGCTGATGAGCCTGGATTTTGGTAGCTGGTTCGGCGAGCAGGTGATCGGGCTTGTCATCTCGCTGGTCATATTCCCGCTGCTGATCATGGCCATTTTCGCGGTGATCCGGCGCGCGCCGAAAACCTGGTGGATCTGGGGAACCGGCGTGGTTTCGATCTTTCTATTCATCGGCATGATGCTGGGGCCAGTGTTCATTTCGCCGCTGTTCAACGAATATAACGAGATGGCAGAGGGACCGATGCGCGACAAGATTGTCGCGATGGCGGCGGAATATGATATTCCGGCCGATCATATCTATGTTTTCGATCAGTCGAAACAGCACAAACGGATATCGGCCAATGTTTCCGGCATCGGACCGACGATCCGGATCTCGCTTAACGACAATCTGCTCGAGCGCACCGATCCGGATGAAGTCGCGGCGGTGATGGGGCATGAACTGGGCCATTATGTCCTTGGCCATATATGGCGGACCATAGTCATTCTCGCATTGATCATCGGTATCGGACTGTTCGTTGTCGCGTGGCTTGCGCCCCGGCTGATCGAACGCCATGGCAGCAGATGGGGCATCCGGAACATGTCGGACCCTGCGGTCATTCCCTTGCTCAGTCTCATCCTGACCGCCTATTTCTTCGCCGCGACACCGGCGCTCAACAGTCTGGTCAGGATTACCGAAAGCGACGCCGACCGGTTCGGGCTTGATACCGCCAGAGAACCGGACGGCTTTGCCAAAGTGGCGATGCGATTGTCGGAATATCGCAAGATCGAACCGGGGCCGGTGGAAGAAATGCTGTTCTTCGACCATCCGTCTGGCGCCACAAGAGTCCGGATGGCGATGCAGTGGAAGGCCGACAATGTCGAAAATCCGCAGATGCTCAATCCCGGCAAGCTGGAACAGGAATAG
- a CDS encoding DMT family transporter, which produces MNAGEESEPSLLAPRILIPFLLVSLIWGSTWLVIKDQISEVPPGWSVSYRFLIAAAAMFVLVAYKRLSFRLDRTGYLFALILGLFQFTFNFNFVYNAELFITSGLVAVLFALLMVPNAIMGRVFLGHKISGAFLGGSAIAAVGIALLFWHEYRSSPASLEQVLIGAALAFGGIMSASIANVMQAGQRLKSYPIITVLAWAMLFGALINIVLSWVTVGPPVYETRAAYWGGIVYLGVIGSVVTFPLYFAMIREIGPGKAAYSSVLVPVVAMILSTIFEDYVWTWLPAVGAVLAMAGLLVALRARKPKTPRIAA; this is translated from the coding sequence ATGAACGCCGGTGAAGAGAGCGAGCCAAGCCTGCTCGCTCCCCGTATATTGATCCCGTTTCTGCTGGTCTCGCTGATCTGGGGGTCGACCTGGCTGGTGATCAAGGACCAGATTTCCGAAGTGCCGCCCGGCTGGTCGGTGAGCTACCGTTTCCTGATCGCCGCCGCGGCGATGTTCGTGCTGGTCGCCTACAAGCGCCTGTCCTTCCGGCTCGATCGTACGGGCTATCTGTTCGCTCTGATCCTCGGCCTGTTCCAGTTCACCTTCAATTTCAACTTCGTCTACAACGCCGAACTGTTCATCACCTCGGGTCTGGTTGCGGTGCTGTTCGCGCTGCTGATGGTCCCCAATGCGATTATGGGGCGAGTGTTTCTCGGCCACAAGATCTCCGGCGCCTTTCTCGGCGGCTCGGCGATTGCCGCAGTCGGCATCGCGCTTCTGTTCTGGCACGAATATCGCTCTTCCCCGGCCAGTCTCGAACAGGTGCTGATCGGCGCGGCGCTGGCATTTGGCGGGATCATGTCGGCCTCGATCGCGAACGTGATGCAGGCGGGGCAACGGCTCAAATCCTATCCGATCATCACCGTCCTCGCCTGGGCGATGCTGTTCGGGGCGCTGATCAACATCGTGCTGTCCTGGGTCACCGTCGGTCCGCCGGTCTATGAAACGCGCGCCGCCTATTGGGGCGGCATTGTCTATCTCGGCGTGATCGGTTCGGTGGTGACCTTCCCGCTTTATTTTGCGATGATCCGCGAAATCGGACCGGGCAAGGCGGCCTATTCCAGCGTCTTGGTACCGGTGGTGGCGATGATATTGTCGACGATTTTCGAGGATTATGTCTGGACCTGGCTGCCCGCCGTTGGCGCGGTGCTGGCGATGGCCGGATTGCTGGTCGCGCTGCGCGCCCGCAAGCCGAAGACACCCCGGATCGCGGCCTGA
- a CDS encoding NAD(P)-dependent oxidoreductase, whose protein sequence is MQRLLIFGMGYTASRLAHRLRALGCEVIGTRREAQDGALAFDDRQSVLAALESATHVLSSVPPSSDDSEPVLDHYGDAIGATSLQWTGYLSSTGVYGDVDGAWVDESAPIGSGRRKARSEADQRWQDVRNDMHVFRLPGIYGPGRSPLTRVRDGKAKRVDMPGQVFSRIHVDDIVSAVIASYDGPPGVYNIADNLPAPQHEIVAEAARLLGMDVPPLLSLEEANLSKAALGFYEENRRVANGKAKRLLNWTPRYPDYKTGLQSLLD, encoded by the coding sequence ATGCAACGCCTGTTGATATTCGGCATGGGTTACACGGCCTCGCGGCTGGCGCACCGGCTCAGGGCCCTGGGCTGCGAAGTGATCGGCACCCGCCGCGAAGCGCAGGATGGCGCGCTGGCTTTTGATGACAGGCAGTCCGTGCTGGCGGCGCTGGAATCGGCGACCCATGTCCTGTCCTCGGTGCCGCCCTCGAGCGACGACAGCGAACCGGTGCTCGACCATTATGGCGACGCGATCGGCGCTACGTCGCTGCAATGGACCGGTTATCTTTCCTCCACCGGTGTCTATGGCGATGTCGATGGGGCGTGGGTGGATGAAAGCGCCCCCATCGGGTCGGGCCGTCGCAAGGCGCGCAGCGAGGCCGATCAGCGCTGGCAGGACGTGCGCAACGATATGCATGTCTTTCGTCTGCCCGGCATCTATGGTCCGGGGCGCAGCCCGCTGACCCGCGTCCGTGATGGCAAAGCCAAGCGCGTCGATATGCCCGGACAGGTGTTCAGCCGCATCCATGTCGACGATATTGTCAGCGCCGTGATCGCATCCTACGATGGCCCGCCGGGCGTCTATAATATTGCCGATAATCTGCCCGCGCCGCAGCACGAAATTGTCGCCGAGGCGGCGCGGCTGCTGGGCATGGATGTTCCGCCCCTGCTGTCGCTGGAAGAAGCCAATTTATCCAAAGCGGCACTCGGCTTCTATGAAGAGAATCGGCGCGTTGCCAACGGCAAGGCGAAGCGGTTGTTGAACTGGACGCCGCGCTATCCGGATTACAAAACGGGGCTGCAGTCGCTGCTCGATTGA